TTTCAAAAGACTTTTTGTTTCAAGTGCCATTGCCAATATACTTGACAGGTGGGGGAGGTCAATACGGAGGGATTTCTGCTCCTTATTCTAATCTTGGAACCATGAGTAATAAAGGATATGATATTACTTTAGGCTATAATACAAAAGGAAGTGGTTTTAATTGGAGTTCCTCATTAGTTTTTTCTCATTATGTAAACAAACTGGTAGATATTCAAAATGGTATTATTTTGACACAACAAGTAAATACAAATGGATACCAACCAGTCGTGGCAACAAATACCGTAGTAGGACAGCCAATAGGGATGTTTTATGGCTATGTTTCTGAGGGGATTTTTAAAGATATGGCAACACTAAATGCAGCGCCATTACAATTTGGTCAAACTGTTGGGACTGGTGCTGGACAAACGTATTTAGGAGATGTTAAATACAAAGATGTGAATGGCGATGGCGTAATTGATCCATTAGACAAAACGTTAATAGGTAGTCCACATCCAGATTTTACTTTCGGATTTACCAATAATTTTAATTACAAAAATTTTGATCTTTCTGTTTTCTTACAAGGTTCATATGGTAATGATATCTTGAATTTAACTAAAAGAGCAGGTACAACTAATGCTTCATTATATGAAAATCAATTGGTAGAGGCAGCAAATTATTGGACTCCAACAAATACAAATACGGATATTCCAAGACCTATTGCAAATTCATCAAATACGAATCTTGTGATTTCAAGTCGTTATCTAGAAGATGGTTCTTATATGAGAATTCAAAATCTAACTTTTGGATATTCATTGCCTCAAGATGCTATTTCAAAATTAAAAATGTCAAGATTAAGATTTTATGGTTCTGTACAAAACTTGTACACTTTTACAAAATATTCAGGTTACGATCCAGAGATTGGTTCTTTTAATCAGAATCCTCTTTTGTCAGGTATTGATAATGGAAGGTACCCATCTCCAAGAACATTCACAGTTGGAGTAAATGTTGAATTTTAAAAAATAATAAATTAGAAAGATGAAATATAAAACTTTTTTTAACACCTATAGATTGCTTAGTGTAGCAATTGTATTTTTAGTTTTTGGGTCTTGTCAGGAAGACTTCACAAACAGACCTCCAGAGGATGCAATAAGTTTAGATTCTTATTACAGTACTAATGAGCAGGTAGCATCGGCTACTAATGGGATGTACAGTAGAACTTGGTTTCAAATGTATAATAAGTTCTATTGGGCTCTAGAAGTAGGATCAGGTAACATGTATTCAGGTTCACCAGATGTAAGTGGTTTAAGAACATTTTCTTTAAACGGGAGTGATCCTGAATTGGAAAATGGTTGGGCGTCACTTTGGGCTAATGTCGCTCAAGCTAATGCAATAATTAATTTCTTGGAATCAAGAGTTGGTTCAGCAGTTAATCCAGCTGTTGTTCAAAACACAATTGGAGAAGCTTATTTTATGAGAGCGACTGCCTATTTTGATTTAGTGAGAATATGGGGAGCTGTACCTATTATAGAAAACAATTTAGATTTCTCTAGTAATCCTAATGTTAATACTAATTCAGTTGAAGATATCTATAAGTTAATCACTATGGATTATCTCCAAGCGATTGATCGATTAGCTGATAGAACTAGAGGGGCTAATTATGGGGTTAATGGACATGTTTCAAAAGGATCTGCAAAAGCTTTTTTAGCTAAAGTTTACTTATACCAAAAAGATTATCCTAATGCTAAATTGATGGCAGAGAGTGTAATTAATAGTGGGGAGTTTAAACTTCTTGGAGGCGATCAATTACCAGATAAAAGTTTTGCTGATTTATTTTTGTATAAAAACAACAATAATGAAGAATCAATATTTGCATTACAATGGAAAGGGGATGGGAATTACGGTTCAGGAAACAATTGCAATACACAATTTGGTATAAGTTCATCTACAGTTTCTACTTCAAATGCTTCCTATGGAGGTGTGTTTGGTCCTTCTCAAGAAGTGATGTCTTTATATGTTACTGGAGATAA
The Flavobacterium sp. WC2421 genome window above contains:
- a CDS encoding RagB/SusD family nutrient uptake outer membrane protein, with the translated sequence MKYKTFFNTYRLLSVAIVFLVFGSCQEDFTNRPPEDAISLDSYYSTNEQVASATNGMYSRTWFQMYNKFYWALEVGSGNMYSGSPDVSGLRTFSLNGSDPELENGWASLWANVAQANAIINFLESRVGSAVNPAVVQNTIGEAYFMRATAYFDLVRIWGAVPIIENNLDFSSNPNVNTNSVEDIYKLITMDYLQAIDRLADRTRGANYGVNGHVSKGSAKAFLAKVYLYQKDYPNAKLMAESVINSGEFKLLGGDQLPDKSFADLFLYKNNNNEESIFALQWKGDGNYGSGNNCNTQFGISSSTVSTSNASYGGVFGPSQEVMSLYVTGDKRKHETVMTPGDVYPNMNTTTGIGFTVPDENNAQGSGGGIKKYCIGVKSDATGPTDAWAMMDNNSYVMRYAELLLIHAEAILAGGSSTGDAAALRSFNAVRNRAGLASKTSITFDDIFKERRLELCFEGDYWFDLGRIDKTKAIAIMAAQNRGDKNGSAYFTPIYDPVNRQANDFLMPYPDNDVAKNPKLLEAPVPYTFK